From the genome of Geminocystis herdmanii PCC 6308, one region includes:
- a CDS encoding Rne/Rng family ribonuclease, with protein sequence MPKQIIIAEKHHIAAVFAEDQIQELVVATGNQQVGDIYLGTVENVISGIDAAFVNIGDAEKNGFIHVTDLGPLRLRKTAGAITELLSPQQKVLVQVMKEPTGSKGPRLTGNISLPGRYLVLMPYGKGVSLSRRIKNDNERNRLRALAILLKPSGMGLLVRTEAEGTAEEAIIEDLDLLQKQWDKIQQEANYISPPALLNRDDDFIQRVLRDMYTDEVNRIVVDSEDSVKRVKKQLMNWGAGLSPEGILINAHQEATPILDFFRVNAAIKEALKSRVELPSGGYVIIEPTEALTVIDVNSGSFTHSATSRETVLWTNYEAAIEIARQLKLRNIGGVIVVDFIDMDSRRDKLKLLEHFNRVLKTDKARPQIAQLSELGLVELTRKRQGKNIYELFGQPCSHCNGSGLVAHLPGHHDVDPLPSNYYTPIIANKNQDKPILEDKIILGEDYTNDLEDTELINHPSYQDQNGAARRRRRRRETPLKDEGMLVSTTNNLTEAEVKPERETSQRERITPSRETKKERGVLPRHNRDESKLEKVVVEMTEVEQEIYALMGVSPILRLEQEFKDPKALMVYVKSPNDEKDTNQTDIFEDTENYVLDDEEESKSPLLDAIANLVSPDTDDDAIIYSSVEMDNDSEEEAPMISQNLDLDTEEEEKDEVSTDFEPYQSLISEPETITEALIKEAKMSDLPVVRTRRRRTSRSSAVMENE encoded by the coding sequence ATGCCAAAACAAATTATTATTGCAGAAAAACACCATATCGCAGCGGTATTTGCTGAAGATCAAATTCAAGAATTAGTAGTTGCCACAGGCAATCAACAGGTAGGAGATATTTATTTAGGGACAGTAGAAAACGTCATTTCAGGGATAGATGCGGCTTTTGTTAATATTGGTGATGCAGAAAAAAATGGTTTTATTCATGTAACAGATTTAGGTCCTTTACGTCTAAGAAAAACCGCAGGTGCGATTACAGAATTACTGTCACCTCAACAAAAAGTATTAGTGCAAGTAATGAAAGAGCCGACAGGCTCTAAAGGTCCTCGTTTGACGGGAAATATTAGTCTTCCCGGTCGTTATTTAGTCTTGATGCCCTATGGTAAAGGGGTTAGTTTATCTCGTCGCATCAAAAATGATAATGAACGTAATCGATTACGCGCTTTAGCTATTTTGCTCAAACCATCAGGAATGGGATTATTAGTGCGAACTGAGGCGGAAGGAACGGCGGAAGAGGCAATTATTGAAGATTTAGACTTATTACAAAAACAGTGGGACAAAATACAGCAGGAAGCTAACTATATCAGTCCTCCAGCTTTATTAAATCGAGATGATGATTTCATTCAGAGAGTGCTACGAGATATGTACACTGATGAAGTTAATCGTATTGTGGTGGACTCGGAAGATAGTGTAAAAAGGGTGAAAAAACAGTTAATGAATTGGGGGGCTGGACTCTCACCAGAGGGGATTTTGATCAATGCCCATCAAGAAGCTACACCGATTTTAGATTTTTTCCGAGTGAATGCGGCTATCAAAGAGGCGTTGAAGTCAAGGGTAGAATTGCCTTCTGGGGGTTATGTTATTATTGAACCGACAGAAGCGTTAACGGTGATTGATGTTAACTCTGGTTCGTTTACCCATTCGGCGACTTCTAGGGAAACAGTATTATGGACTAATTACGAGGCTGCCATCGAAATTGCTCGTCAATTGAAGTTGCGTAATATTGGCGGTGTGATTGTGGTGGACTTCATTGATATGGATTCTCGTCGAGATAAATTGAAGTTACTAGAACATTTTAATAGAGTACTGAAAACCGATAAAGCTCGACCTCAAATTGCTCAATTGTCAGAGTTAGGATTAGTGGAGTTAACCCGTAAACGTCAGGGTAAAAATATTTATGAATTATTTGGACAACCTTGCTCCCACTGCAACGGATCAGGATTAGTCGCCCATTTACCCGGTCATCATGATGTTGATCCTTTACCTTCTAATTATTACACTCCAATTATTGCCAATAAAAATCAGGATAAACCAATTCTTGAGGACAAAATTATTCTTGGAGAAGATTATACTAATGATTTAGAGGATACGGAATTAATTAATCATCCTAGTTACCAAGATCAAAATGGTGCAGCTCGTCGTCGCCGTCGTCGCCGTGAAACTCCCTTGAAAGATGAAGGGATGTTAGTGTCAACTACTAATAATTTAACGGAAGCTGAGGTTAAGCCCGAACGTGAAACCTCACAGCGCGAACGAATAACTCCTTCTCGTGAAACTAAAAAAGAACGTGGAGTATTGCCTCGTCATAATCGAGATGAGAGTAAGTTAGAGAAGGTGGTGGTAGAGATGACAGAAGTAGAACAAGAAATTTATGCTTTAATGGGGGTTTCTCCGATATTGCGTTTAGAGCAAGAATTTAAAGATCCAAAAGCACTGATGGTGTATGTGAAATCTCCTAATGATGAAAAAGACACTAATCAAACAGATATATTTGAAGATACAGAAAATTATGTTCTTGATGATGAGGAAGAATCAAAATCTCCTTTATTAGATGCGATCGCTAATTTGGTGTCTCCAGATACTGATGATGATGCCATAATTTATAGCAGTGTGGAAATGGACAATGATTCTGAGGAAGAAGCACCGATGATTTCTCAGAATTTAGATTTAGACACAGAGGAGGAAGAAAAAGATGAGGTAAGTACAGATTTTGAGCCTTACCAAAGTCTGATTTCTGAACCTGAAACTATTACAGAGGCTTTAATTAAAGAAGCTAAGATGAGCGATTTACCTGTAGTTCGTACCCGTCGTCGTCGTACCTCTCGATCGTCTGCAGTGATGGAAAACGAATAA
- a CDS encoding DUF3386 domain-containing protein: MTLTLTAEELFRSAYENRYTWDKDFPGYTCDITLTNPQGTYTAKGEIKANLQFEVSAIEDESAKKAITGQLWEITIHRVNHSFEKSHGENTFSFGEKDDNGAVEILVGGAGAGNKYKVHNNTVSFVYRKIGNSIVAINTFDILNTEEGYLSQGYDSIYLEPETKQPKGGKTIFHDTFEKIGGYYILTNRRITSEENGESIVTEYQFSNIVFN, encoded by the coding sequence ATGACATTAACCCTTACAGCAGAAGAACTATTTAGATCAGCTTACGAAAATCGTTATACTTGGGATAAAGATTTCCCCGGTTATACCTGTGACATTACCTTAACCAACCCTCAAGGTACTTATACTGCAAAGGGTGAAATTAAAGCAAACTTACAGTTTGAAGTATCTGCCATTGAAGACGAGTCAGCAAAAAAAGCCATAACAGGGCAATTATGGGAGATTACCATTCACCGTGTTAATCATAGTTTTGAGAAAAGTCACGGGGAAAATACTTTCTCTTTTGGCGAGAAAGATGACAATGGCGCTGTAGAAATTCTCGTGGGTGGTGCTGGAGCAGGAAATAAGTATAAAGTACACAATAATACTGTTTCTTTTGTCTATCGTAAAATTGGTAACTCGATCGTAGCTATTAACACTTTTGACATTTTAAACACAGAGGAAGGCTATTTATCCCAAGGATATGATTCTATCTATTTAGAGCCTGAAACCAAGCAACCCAAGGGCGGTAAAACCATTTTTCATGACACCTTTGAGAAAATTGGCGGTTATTATATTCTCACTAATCGTCGCATTACTAGCGAAGAAAATGGAGAATCCATTGTTACCGAATATCAATTTTCTAACATTGTTTTTAACTAA
- a CDS encoding phosphorylase family protein: protein MSLFDNLLILVCHGAEFQAVNKGFNSRLIKPKIISLPIGINPVNEHLKSIKYQENFVLLIGLSGSLSLQYKVGDVVIYESSSYVNKDKIIETKECDRTLNNWLKKTLNVPIVKGITTDKLINSSVEKANLSSWGDVVDMESFAVMSNFDCVSVVRVISDNYDDNLPDLNSAITQEGTLDNFKMSRAFIQEPLKAITLIKNALFSLKQLEKVSKNIA, encoded by the coding sequence ATGTCTTTATTCGATAACCTTTTAATTTTAGTGTGTCATGGTGCAGAATTTCAAGCGGTAAATAAAGGATTTAATTCAAGATTAATTAAGCCCAAAATTATTAGTTTACCCATAGGAATAAATCCTGTAAATGAACATTTAAAAAGTATTAAATATCAAGAAAATTTTGTCTTATTAATTGGTTTAAGTGGCAGTTTATCTCTTCAATATAAGGTGGGAGATGTGGTGATTTATGAAAGCTCTAGTTATGTTAATAAGGATAAAATAATTGAAACAAAAGAGTGCGATCGAACCCTAAATAATTGGTTAAAAAAAACATTAAACGTGCCAATTGTCAAGGGAATTACTACGGATAAATTAATTAATTCTTCAGTAGAAAAAGCAAATCTTAGCTCATGGGGTGATGTGGTGGATATGGAAAGTTTCGCCGTTATGAGTAATTTTGATTGTGTATCAGTGGTAAGAGTTATTAGTGATAATTATGATGATAATTTACCAGATTTAAACAGTGCTATCACTCAAGAAGGCACATTAGATAATTTTAAAATGTCTAGGGCATTTATACAAGAACCATTGAAGGCGATAACTTTGATAAAAAATGCTTTATTTAGTTTAAAACAACTAGAAAAAGTTAGTAAAAATATTGCTTAA
- a CDS encoding cysteine desulfurase family protein: protein MSIYLDSSATTAPRPEVIELVTEILTSGWGNPSSLHSWGERGAMALEKARWQVADLINASSPNSIIFTSGGTESDNLAIFGITSLCNTPQHIIISSVEHSAIERPVQFLEKQGWHITRLPVNREGRVNPHDLQKALLPNTVLVSIIYGQSEVGTIQPIKKLVEVTKKHSQALFHTDAVQMVGRLPVDVEVLQVDLLSLSGHKFYGIQGSGALYVKQGVKLNSLLYGGGQENNLRSGTQGIPAIASLGLASSLAQKDMESEAMRLRELKNYFIELILTKCPYLTLTGDLFHRLPHHASFLINLPQEGITGRKIVRDLSLKGIGISAGSACSSGKTLPSPVLLAMGYSEKEAIKGIRFSFDRNTTKSDLDFTINTLTILLDREIGGEN, encoded by the coding sequence ATGTCCATTTACCTTGATTCTAGTGCAACCACTGCTCCCCGTCCAGAAGTTATTGAATTAGTCACAGAAATTTTAACTAGCGGTTGGGGTAATCCTTCCAGTTTACACTCTTGGGGCGAAAGAGGGGCTATGGCACTAGAAAAAGCAAGGTGGCAAGTGGCAGATTTAATCAACGCTTCTTCTCCTAATTCTATCATTTTCACTTCTGGTGGCACAGAATCCGATAATTTGGCAATTTTTGGCATTACTTCTTTATGTAACACTCCTCAACATATCATTATCTCTAGTGTAGAACATAGTGCGATCGAGCGCCCGGTACAATTTTTAGAAAAACAAGGATGGCATATCACAAGATTACCTGTTAATCGAGAAGGGAGAGTTAACCCCCATGACTTACAAAAGGCTTTGTTACCGAATACTGTCTTAGTTTCTATTATCTACGGGCAAAGCGAAGTTGGCACAATTCAACCTATAAAAAAATTAGTAGAAGTCACCAAAAAACATTCTCAAGCCTTGTTTCACACTGATGCAGTACAAATGGTGGGGCGTTTACCCGTAGATGTGGAAGTCTTACAAGTAGATTTATTATCTTTATCTGGACATAAATTTTATGGTATTCAAGGCTCTGGTGCGTTATATGTTAAACAAGGGGTTAAATTAAATTCTTTGTTGTACGGTGGAGGACAAGAGAACAACTTGCGTAGTGGCACTCAAGGGATACCAGCCATTGCATCCCTAGGATTAGCCTCCAGTTTGGCACAAAAAGACATGGAATCAGAAGCCATGAGATTAAGGGAATTAAAAAACTATTTTATCGAATTAATATTAACCAAATGCCCTTATTTAACCTTAACTGGGGATTTATTTCATCGTTTACCCCATCACGCCAGTTTTCTCATAAATCTTCCTCAAGAGGGTATCACAGGGCGAAAAATAGTCAGAGATTTAAGTTTAAAGGGTATCGGTATTAGTGCAGGTTCAGCTTGTAGTAGTGGGAAAACTCTACCATCACCTGTTTTATTAGCTATGGGATATTCTGAAAAAGAGGCAATCAAAGGAATACGTTTTAGTTTCGATCGAAATACCACTAAATCAGATTTAGATTTTACTATTAATACTTTAACAATTCTACTAGATAGAGAAATAGGGGGGGAAAATTAG
- a CDS encoding DNA phosphorothioation system restriction enzyme — MESSKDFLSCQQDYILQINWDKLAQNFREKYSYKLAEKRYVYHHQKDITGIPQYPDDLILRDYQKQAIENWLKNRGRGILKMATGSGKTITALAINTELYHQINLQVLLVICPFRHLVLQWTQEAEKFNLFPILAFENAHNWHGELSRQLYNIHNNNQKFLTIITTYSTFMGDRFQSQLTFFPEKTLIVGDEAHNLGSPRLLSSLPANIGLRLALSATPERHFDEDGTDFLIDYFGKVLKPEFTLKNAIEKQALVKYNYHPILVELTDQEAFHYAKLTKKIGWALSENNNLEDNHNLKALLLRRSRLVATASNKLIALKALMKERLTMKATLFYCGDGNVNQNERQLEAVTRILGNELNYRVNTYTAETPVEERETIKKQLKSGELQGIVAIRCLDEGIDIPMIENAVILASSSNPRQFIQRRGRILRPYHGKKEATLFDMIVIPPILEREVWEIERNLLKKELKRFMEFASLANNAQSAMEILTTLQDNFALTLNN, encoded by the coding sequence ATGGAATCATCAAAGGATTTTTTATCTTGCCAACAAGACTATATTTTACAAATTAATTGGGATAAATTAGCTCAAAATTTTCGAGAAAAATATAGTTATAAATTAGCCGAAAAAAGATATGTCTATCATCATCAAAAAGATATAACAGGAATCCCTCAATATCCTGATGATTTAATCTTGAGAGACTATCAAAAACAGGCGATCGAAAACTGGTTAAAAAATCGAGGGCGTGGTATCCTAAAAATGGCAACAGGTAGCGGAAAAACCATTACAGCATTAGCCATTAATACAGAATTATATCACCAAATTAACTTACAAGTTTTATTAGTAATTTGCCCTTTTCGTCACCTTGTTTTACAATGGACACAAGAAGCAGAAAAATTTAACTTATTTCCAATTTTAGCCTTTGAAAATGCCCATAATTGGCATGGAGAATTATCTCGACAACTTTATAATATCCATAATAATAATCAAAAATTTTTAACCATAATCACAACTTATTCTACCTTTATGGGCGATCGATTTCAAAGTCAATTAACCTTTTTTCCTGAGAAAACTTTAATTGTTGGAGACGAAGCCCATAATTTAGGCTCACCTCGTTTATTATCATCTTTACCTGCTAATATAGGATTAAGATTAGCTTTATCTGCTACTCCTGAAAGACATTTTGACGAAGATGGCACAGATTTTTTAATAGATTATTTTGGCAAGGTTTTAAAACCAGAATTTACCCTCAAAAATGCCATCGAAAAACAGGCTTTAGTTAAATATAATTATCATCCTATCTTAGTAGAATTAACTGATCAAGAAGCCTTCCATTATGCTAAATTAACAAAAAAAATAGGTTGGGCATTATCAGAAAATAATAACCTTGAGGATAATCATAATCTTAAAGCATTATTGTTGAGACGATCGAGATTAGTTGCCACAGCTAGTAATAAATTAATCGCCTTAAAAGCCTTGATGAAAGAGAGATTAACCATGAAAGCAACATTATTTTACTGCGGAGATGGTAACGTCAATCAAAACGAGAGACAACTCGAAGCAGTAACGAGAATTTTAGGAAACGAATTAAACTATCGAGTCAATACCTACACCGCCGAAACCCCCGTAGAAGAAAGAGAAACAATCAAAAAACAGTTAAAATCAGGAGAATTACAAGGAATAGTCGCCATTCGTTGCTTAGATGAAGGTATCGATATTCCTATGATTGAAAATGCCGTGATTTTAGCCAGTAGTAGTAATCCCCGTCAATTTATCCAACGGCGAGGCAGAATTTTGCGCCCTTACCACGGCAAAAAAGAAGCAACTTTATTTGATATGATAGTGATACCTCCAATATTAGAACGAGAAGTATGGGAAATTGAAAGAAATTTGCTCAAAAAAGAGTTAAAAAGATTTATGGAGTTTGCCTCCTTAGCTAATAATGCACAAAGCGCTATGGAAATTCTGACGACTTTACAAGATAATTTTGCTTTAACCCTAAATAATTAG
- a CDS encoding histone deacetylase family protein, producing MLKVVFSPRFLDHKTGHFHPECPQRLTAIQQRLITGVCQDKIQWLEPSSIARQTFTIEQSQAMYWVQKIHDSNYIEKVRTIAHRGGGKLDEDTPVSAQSYDVALLAVSAWLDGVNEVLKDSEPCFILARPPGHHATSTVGMGFCLFSNAAIAANYALSQGFKKVAILDWDVHHGNGTEEIIAHNPNIIYCSLHQYPCYPGTGQEFDRGHYNNVLNIPLKAGSTIKEYKESFEHKVIPFISEFQPDLLIVSAGYDANHDDPLASVSLFPQDYYTLTQYCLKITRKIVFGLEGGYHLEALAESVEQTLLACI from the coding sequence ATCTTGAAAGTTGTTTTTTCACCCCGATTTTTAGATCATAAGACGGGGCATTTTCATCCAGAATGCCCTCAACGGTTAACGGCAATTCAACAACGGTTAATAACGGGGGTTTGTCAGGATAAAATACAATGGTTAGAACCAAGTTCGATCGCTCGGCAAACTTTCACGATCGAGCAAAGTCAAGCTATGTATTGGGTTCAAAAAATCCATGATAGTAACTATATTGAAAAAGTACGAACTATTGCTCATCGTGGGGGAGGCAAATTAGACGAAGATACTCCTGTTTCGGCTCAAAGTTATGATGTGGCACTCTTAGCCGTGAGTGCTTGGTTAGATGGTGTTAATGAGGTTTTAAAAGATAGTGAACCTTGTTTCATTTTAGCACGTCCTCCCGGTCATCATGCTACTTCTACCGTTGGCATGGGTTTTTGTCTTTTTTCCAATGCTGCCATTGCCGCTAACTATGCCCTATCTCAAGGTTTTAAAAAAGTCGCAATTTTAGATTGGGATGTACACCATGGTAACGGTACAGAAGAAATTATTGCCCATAATCCGAATATTATTTACTGTTCTTTACATCAATACCCTTGTTATCCGGGGACTGGACAAGAGTTCGATCGAGGTCACTACAATAATGTTTTAAATATTCCCCTCAAGGCTGGAAGTACGATCAAGGAATACAAAGAATCTTTTGAACATAAAGTGATTCCCTTTATCAGCGAATTTCAACCAGACTTATTAATTGTCAGTGCTGGATATGATGCTAATCATGATGATCCTCTTGCGTCAGTTTCTTTATTTCCTCAAGACTACTATACTTTAACTCAATATTGTTTAAAAATCACCCGAAAAATAGTATTTGGGTTAGAAGGGGGATACCATTTAGAGGCTTTAGCGGAATCTGTAGAACAAACTCTTCTCGCTTGTATATAA
- a CDS encoding FAD-binding oxidoreductase: MTIDYQLIIQELNPITIIQEAEKIKQLSLDYYYFSPILEPKLKEKTADLVVIPTTEEEVLKIAQICVKYKIPLTVRGAGTGNYGQCIPLNGGIVLDMSELRKIKWIKSGIACVEAGIKMSVLERETKKQGWELRMIPSTYKIATLGGFIGGGSGGIGSINYGQLKDRGNLHRVRVVTLENEPRIIELRGDETRQINHAYGTNGIITELEIPLAPSYNWVDVIVTFQDFISALKFGQDLADSDGINKKLISIHAKPISNYFTSLKSYLPNGEDCALLMIEENSLFALEDLVKEYQGEITYRQDLDLKSNFNLIEFTWNHTTFHARNIDANITYLQTFFFSLEKVEEMYNYFGDEVMMHIEFLRVGGKAIPAGLQLVKYTNETRLNEIIKYHEDNGAFIANPHTYILEDGGRKIIEPEQLNFKKKVDPYGLINQGKMRSWDIDN, translated from the coding sequence ATGACGATTGACTATCAATTAATCATCCAAGAATTAAATCCCATCACCATAATTCAGGAAGCGGAAAAAATCAAACAATTATCCTTAGATTATTACTATTTTAGTCCGATTTTAGAACCCAAATTGAAAGAAAAAACAGCAGATTTAGTTGTTATTCCTACCACGGAAGAAGAAGTTTTAAAAATAGCTCAAATTTGTGTAAAATACAAAATACCTTTAACAGTAAGAGGTGCAGGTACAGGAAATTATGGGCAATGTATTCCCTTAAATGGAGGCATTGTTTTAGATATGAGTGAATTGAGGAAAATTAAATGGATAAAATCAGGAATTGCCTGTGTGGAAGCAGGGATAAAAATGAGCGTTTTAGAGAGAGAAACTAAAAAGCAAGGATGGGAATTAAGAATGATTCCTTCTACTTATAAAATAGCAACTTTAGGGGGTTTTATTGGTGGAGGTAGTGGAGGAATTGGCTCGATAAATTATGGACAATTAAAAGATAGAGGAAACTTGCATCGAGTGCGAGTAGTTACGTTGGAAAATGAGCCACGAATTATTGAATTAAGAGGAGATGAAACTAGACAAATTAATCATGCTTACGGTACAAATGGCATTATTACAGAATTAGAAATTCCTCTTGCACCTAGTTATAATTGGGTTGATGTGATTGTTACTTTTCAAGATTTTATTTCAGCTTTAAAATTTGGTCAAGATTTAGCAGATAGTGATGGAATTAATAAAAAACTTATTAGTATTCACGCTAAACCGATTAGTAATTACTTTACCTCTCTTAAATCTTATTTGCCTAATGGCGAAGATTGTGCTTTATTAATGATTGAAGAAAATTCTTTATTTGCTTTAGAAGATTTAGTAAAAGAATACCAAGGAGAAATCACCTATCGACAAGATTTAGACTTAAAAAGTAATTTTAATTTAATCGAATTTACATGGAATCATACAACTTTTCATGCTCGAAATATTGATGCTAATATCACTTATTTACAAACTTTCTTTTTCTCTTTAGAAAAGGTTGAAGAAATGTATAATTATTTTGGTGATGAGGTAATGATGCACATTGAATTTTTAAGGGTAGGAGGAAAGGCAATTCCTGCGGGTTTACAGTTAGTTAAATATACTAACGAAACCAGACTAAATGAGATTATTAAATATCATGAGGATAATGGGGCTTTTATTGCTAATCCTCATACTTATATTTTAGAAGATGGTGGTAGAAAAATAATCGAACCTGAACAACTTAATTTTAAGAAAAAAGTTGATCCTTATGGTTTAATTAATCAAGGTAAAATGCGATCGTGGGATATTGATAATTAG
- a CDS encoding pentapeptide repeat-containing protein gives MNNLIKEINQRYLLGERNFHSHNWSNINLQGINLSGVNLKNSDLSFVNFENANLENANLSKCNLKGANLKGANLKNAILDESDLSFSKLHQANLNNVHGKKVNFRQAHLNNASLEKAYLSCANFTQASLNNCNLSHGNMRKAELKNAFLTGANLTQTYMGESNITGTCFTSAIINKTYFREAQYDKNTQFDSKLNQEEMGLIYVEYNEVALADVLNAINYISSCSTKYLGVGLVTKYWHSSKPNNEWLSKFQINNQGRIIYLGTETELLNDFQIQWYHQWVREYFKSCSFIINNFSQLIQTDLSSSPYHLHLPLVA, from the coding sequence ATGAATAACTTAATCAAAGAAATTAATCAGCGTTACCTCTTAGGGGAAAGAAATTTTCATAGTCACAATTGGTCTAACATTAATCTACAAGGAATTAATTTAAGCGGAGTTAATTTAAAAAATAGTGATTTAAGTTTTGTTAATTTTGAGAATGCTAATTTAGAAAATGCTAATCTCAGTAAATGTAACTTAAAAGGTGCTAACTTAAAAGGTGCTAATTTAAAAAATGCTATTTTAGATGAAAGTGATTTAAGTTTTTCTAAACTCCATCAAGCTAACTTAAATAATGTTCATGGTAAAAAAGTTAATTTTCGTCAAGCTCATCTCAATAATGCTAGTCTCGAAAAAGCCTATTTAAGTTGTGCTAATTTTACCCAAGCCTCTCTCAATAATTGCAATCTATCCCATGGTAATATGCGTAAAGCTGAATTAAAAAACGCATTTTTAACCGGTGCTAATTTAACTCAAACCTATATGGGCGAATCTAATATAACGGGTACTTGTTTTACTTCTGCGATAATAAATAAAACTTATTTTAGAGAAGCACAATACGATAAAAATACTCAATTCGATAGTAAATTAAATCAGGAAGAAATGGGTTTAATTTATGTGGAATATAATGAAGTCGCCCTAGCAGATGTTTTAAACGCTATCAACTATATCAGCTCTTGTAGCACGAAGTATTTGGGGGTAGGTTTAGTAACCAAATATTGGCATTCTTCCAAGCCCAATAATGAATGGTTAAGTAAGTTTCAAATCAATAATCAAGGTAGGATTATCTATCTAGGTACAGAAACAGAATTGCTCAATGATTTTCAAATACAATGGTATCATCAATGGGTGAGGGAGTATTTTAAGTCTTGTTCTTTTATTATTAATAATTTTTCTCAATTAATTCAAACAGATTTATCATCTTCTCCTTACCATTTACATTTACCTTTAGTCGCATAA
- a CDS encoding ammonium transporter produces MLKIRTNQKRLNIIIKKIKQSYSWQGCVVLSAILLLSSSYAVYAQDTAKDLQTITGELKVGLDTLWVVLASVLVILMNAGFAMLETGFCRRKNAVNMLSKNLIVFAVSTIAFWVLGFGLMFGDGNGFIGLQGFFLNGTDNSPAIGDAYEGVYGALNWAGVPLSAKFLFQVAFAGTAATIVSGAVAERIKFIDFVLFSIFLVAIAYPIIGHWIWGGGWLSKIGFQDFAGSTAVHSVGGWCALTGAMILGPRLGKYQAGGGIMPLPGHNLSIATLGCFILWIGWFGFNPGSTMAVGEDIAYIAVVTNLAAASGAITATISSWILAGKPDLSLTINGILSGLVAITAGCSMVSYSSAILIGAFGGILVVFAVYFLDSLKIDDPVGAVSVHLVNGIWGTIAVGLFADSIITENENISGLFSSGNFNLLGAQLLGIVSVGITMIVFSILFWNLLKVTLGLRVSQEEEYLGLDIGEHGMEAYSGFLELEGEMGTILPTIEN; encoded by the coding sequence ATGCTAAAAATTAGAACAAATCAAAAAAGACTCAATATAATTATTAAGAAAATTAAACAATCCTACAGTTGGCAAGGTTGTGTTGTTTTAAGTGCCATTCTTTTATTAAGTTCTAGTTATGCCGTTTATGCTCAAGATACAGCTAAAGATTTGCAAACTATTACAGGAGAATTAAAAGTTGGTTTAGATACTTTATGGGTAGTTTTAGCCTCCGTCTTAGTAATCTTGATGAATGCAGGTTTTGCCATGTTAGAAACGGGTTTTTGTCGTCGCAAAAATGCCGTTAATATGTTATCAAAAAATTTGATTGTTTTCGCTGTATCTACGATCGCATTTTGGGTATTAGGTTTTGGCTTAATGTTTGGAGATGGTAACGGCTTTATTGGTTTACAAGGATTTTTCTTAAATGGTACTGATAATAGTCCAGCCATAGGGGATGCCTATGAGGGAGTTTATGGTGCTTTGAATTGGGCTGGTGTACCCCTATCCGCTAAATTTCTATTTCAAGTAGCTTTCGCTGGTACTGCTGCTACCATCGTATCGGGTGCAGTAGCAGAAAGAATAAAATTTATTGATTTTGTGCTGTTTAGTATTTTTCTAGTTGCGATCGCATACCCAATTATTGGTCATTGGATTTGGGGAGGCGGTTGGTTATCGAAAATAGGTTTTCAAGATTTCGCCGGTTCAACCGCAGTGCATTCTGTAGGGGGGTGGTGTGCTTTAACAGGAGCAATGATTTTAGGACCTAGACTGGGAAAATATCAAGCAGGAGGGGGTATAATGCCCTTACCCGGACATAATTTAAGTATCGCCACCCTTGGCTGTTTCATTCTCTGGATTGGTTGGTTTGGCTTCAACCCCGGCTCTACTATGGCAGTAGGAGAAGATATTGCTTATATTGCAGTTGTAACCAATTTAGCCGCCGCCTCTGGTGCTATCACCGCCACTATTAGCAGTTGGATTTTGGCAGGAAAACCTGATTTATCCTTGACAATTAACGGTATCTTATCAGGATTAGTTGCCATCACCGCCGGGTGTTCTATGGTTAGTTACTCTAGTGCTATTTTAATTGGTGCTTTCGGTGGAATCTTAGTGGTTTTTGCGGTGTATTTCCTCGATAGTCTCAAAATCGATGATCCTGTAGGAGCTGTGTCTGTACATTTAGTGAATGGTATTTGGGGTACGATCGCCGTAGGATTATTTGCCGATTCCATCATCACAGAAAATGAAAATATATCAGGTTTATTTAGTAGTGGCAACTTTAACTTATTAGGCGCGCAATTACTAGGTATTGTATCAGTTGGTATTACAATGATCGTTTTTAGTATTCTATTTTGGAACTTACTGAAAGTAACCCTAGGCTTAAGAGTATCTCAAGAAGAAGAATATTTAGGTTTAGATATTGGTGAACATGGTATGGAGGCTTATAGTGGCTTCTTAGAATTAGAAGGAGAAATGGGAACTATCCTTCCGACGATCGAAAATTAA